The sequence AGTGGATgtgatattccaagtgtggccttaccaaggccttataaaatgatattaaaatctcacatgatcttgattctatccctccgtttatgcagcctaggattgcattggaagGAAGGATACCCAAAGTTGTAATACTGGAGGGATCTTCGCACCAgacaccaattccttgtgtgtctaatcccacttggccaaataaaattaTTCAGCTCAGTTTGGTTCCTTAGCGAAGCATTTGACCAACCAAACAAATCAGATATTTGTAGCAGTTTCCTGATCCAGGTTCAAAGatggaaacatatgaagaacggttgcaggaactgggcatggctagtctagtgaagagaaggcccacaggagacaagatagcagtgttctaatgtttgaggggctgccagaggaggaagggggtcaagctattttccaaaggccggacaaagaataatggatggaaactgaacaaggagagattcaacctagaagtaaggagaaattttctgacagtgatagCAATCAAcctgtggaacagaagttgccttcggaagttgtgggagcttcatcactggaggctttcaagaagagactggacggccatcggtcagaaatgctTGGGTgaggggatggactagatgacctccaaggacctttccaactctgttaatctgtaagaaAATCCAATCCTCTTTGATAAATCCAGGAGGACAGGATAAAATTTGAGGGCCCCCCAATGCAGGAATCCAAGGAACTAGAGAAATAGGACTTTGAGATGTCCTGGTTTTGTAGCCCCCAATGAAGCAGCCATCTTGGAATTCCAGGAACCTGCTTGGTCATTTGATCTCCACTCTGGTTGCAGGTTGAGCTGTAAAATTAAAATGCAGATAGTGGGGCTGATTATTATGACACCTGAAATATAGTCAGCCTTCCTTAGGAAGCAATTTTCAGCATTTTAAATCCCTAATGGAACAATTCTTTGAAGTGGCCTTGTTGTGCAATCATGTTCTTACGTTAACACCTAGATTTTGCTAATCACCCAAGCATGAGATGCCTTGGGACTTTTGTGAATTGTTTTTGAAGTAGTTGATGATTTCTGACGGTTAGAATTACAGCTTTGgttcccctttcttcctccctccctccctccctccctccttccttccttccttccttccctccttccttccttccttccttccttccttccttccttcctccctccctccctccttcccttccttccttccctccttccttccttccttccttccttccttcctccctccctccctccctccctccttcccttccttccttccccttcttctatttcattcctcccgccctccctcccttcttccctcccttctttccttcccctcaaATTGAAAGCAATCAAACCTGACCACTATGCCAATCAACAAATTGGGGATATTAAGTAAAGCAAACGGATTCATATCTATTTTTTCATGATGGCAGCTTAATTCTCCTGTCTTTTCCGCTGAGCAATGCTAGGTTGCCCACATGAAACGAAAAACAGCCATGGCTCACACAACCTTTAAGCCGGAAAAGAGGCAAAGTCAGACCAGGACAAACCAGTCAAGATGCCAAGACAAGAGTATAAAAACCCAGCTCTTCTTTCCAAAATCCAACAGCTTCACTCGACTCTCTTGTCTTCACAACATCTCCTTGAAGAACAAACAGGTAAGTTCATTGTTCTTCTCCAGGTTTGTGTAGGAAACCAGTGGGATAGCTAATGTATCCTTGATGATCCAATGAAGTCTTTTGACTCTTCTCAACATCAATGTCAACACCATTTGTGAAAGAGGCTCTGTGCTTGTGTTGTCATGACCAGCTCTTCCAAAATTGAAAGCTGAAATTTTTCAAACTTCGTATCTCCTCCTAAGATCCATGGATAAAGTGAATTTTTGTGTCTTAGGAGGAAAAGCTGTCAAAATTAGCAGAGCTTATCTCTGGAAACTGGTAGGAGAGAAGTATGATAAACAATGAAGATACATGCATTTGTTTTCTTCTCCTTTGCTTTGACTTGGTTCCTTCTTGACTTTGTttccagatttcagcaatggcttCCTGTGGTCCATCCTGCGCCATCCCAGCCTGTTGCTCCACCCCACAGTTTGGTTTTGGATCTTCTAGTGCCACTGCTGGTGGCCTTGGCCTTGGTGGTAGAGGTCTTGGAGGTGGCCTTCAAGGAGGAAGCATGGGTGGTCTTCATGGAGGAAGCATGGGTGGCATTGGAAGTGGTCTTTTCGGAGGAGGcataagttctggagaactgggggTTCTGGCTGGAGTCATCCCTTCCTGCATCAACCAGATCCCACCTGCAGAAGTCGTGATCCAGCCTCCTCCTTTTGTTGTGACCATCCCTGGTCCCATCCTCTCTGCCAGCTGTGAGCCTGTTGCCGTTGGAGGCAACGCACCATGTGCTGCTCCTGGATCTGGCTTCCTGGGAAGGTCCTTGGGCACAAGTAGAGGATTGCTCGGTGGAAGGAATCTTCAGGGCAGGCGTGGAAGCGTCACCTTGATCCCTTGTTACTGATGGACAGGTAGAACCCACGAAATGGATCCTCCCGGTTACAGGAATGATGAGACTGCTTCTGCTGGTCTTCGATTGAGAAGATTTGGACCTGAAGACCTTCTGTAGAAGGTCTGagctttctgcttttttctccctGTTTTCTCCCCGTCATTTGAACTGCTCAGGACCCAGCTCCTTTTCTCTGTGAAGTTTATGGCATTTTCATCCACTGTGTTGTTTCGTTGCCCTTTTCAATAAATCTCCAGTCATATTATTCCATGTCTCTTGGTTTTCCTTTGGAATTTTTGATCTCCTCTTCCTTGTAGAAAGGCAGCCAACATGTCCAATATCTCAAAACTGTTGCATCCATGACTCAGAATTAGAAACAGAAATGGAGAAACTacataaaccccaaatttaatgAATGAAGTATAGTTCTGGAAGGTTCTTTCATCATGGCTGGatggctgggaattctagtcAACAGCCCTCTGGGGAGGAACGCCTAGCGGGTGGTTTTGATTCCAAGAAGGTGTGTAGGGGATCCAGAGCAACAACAGTACTAACCAAAGAGCGGGCTTCACACAGCATCTTACCACTAAATGCGTTTTTACCACACCTCACTAAGATTGTCTCTCACCTCAATAACAGGAAGGGTGGTATATagcgtaaatttaataaatagcacAATGAAGCATAAAACACagcatagcattaaaaaaaaagaacctttaaatataacataatataaaacaTAACATCAAACATAATGTAACGTAAACGATAACATAGCATAAAACATGTCATAAGCATTTAGGGGCTAACTGACGATCTAGTCGTCTCTAtcaaaatcctttttaaaaagaaaaaagaataaccaTTTTGATAACAatttgataatttttaaaaaatcaagccggTATCCAGTAGGGGAAATATAAAggaggaagggcctctggtggctcaacagactaatacagtctgttattaacagcagctgcttgcaattactgcaggttcaagtcccaccaggcccaaggttgactcagccttccatcctttataaggtaggtaaaatgaggacccagattgttgggggggcaataagttgactttgtatataatatacaaataatatacaaatatacaatatttgtataatatacaaatatacaaacggatgaagactattgcttgacatagtgtaagccgccctgagtctccggagaagggcgggatataaatgcaaataaaaacaaaaaagttccCCCATTCACTATGtgttcaaaatggacagtgattaatacatacatttatttatttatttatttattttattttatttgcatttatatcccgcccttctccgaagactcagggcggcttacactatgtcaggcaatagtcttcatccattttgtatactatatacaaagtcaacttattgccccccaacaacctgggtcctcattttacctaccttataaaggatggaaggctgagtcaaccttgggcctggtgggacttgaacctgcaatattgcaagcagttgctgttaataacaggctgcattagcctgctgagccatcagaggcccacatacatacatacatacatacatactgacagacagacagacagacagacagacagtataTCACAAGAGTGAGCACACACCTCTCACTATCTCTTTGATACAGCCTGAGATGTTAAAGTAGATGTTAAAGGATGTTAAAGATGTTAAAActcctttctgagtttctttctctacCTTTTATGCAGCTGAGGGCTACGTTGTCTCTTATCCAACTGTTCCCTGAAGCTACATTAATGGAATCTTGTTAGGTCAGAAAGCACAACGCTCTGCCCCAACTAAGGATGGTTTCtttctgagcctctttctctACCCATTACGCAGCTGCAGGCTAAGGACACTCTTATCTGTAGGCAGCGTCTTTTCTCTGTCTCGCAGGGCCATTTCGACATGCCACTTAAACTTCATTTAGAACACGCGTTGAAGGAACAGACTCAGATTTAATTTTTTGTTCAAATTTTGCAGGATGGGATCTTGGGCATAGAACTGCCTAGGTGGGCTATCATGGAAGAtgttccactcttctattctctctccctcttccctcccccctctctctgtatcaggCAACAGATTTTTCATTTTAATGCGACAATAAAAGTAACAaacaattctactttattgtaagtctacattaacagaattttgcaggtCTGAAAGCACAAATCTCACAGCGTCTCTTTTATACAGTCTGAGATGTTGCAGTAGTTCCATTCTGAGTTTCTATCTCTAGCCATTATGCAGCTAAGGGCTatgcagtctcttattcaactgTGTGCTGTGTAGGTGTTTGGGTAGATACACACTTTTTCTTGAAGACCAGGCAaccgaatttcattttttttgaacaagttttttttatttttaaacaaacatacataacgacgctatagagcactgcacaccagaacaactagacacaagaacagttttttcccgaaggccatcactctgctaaacaaataattccctcaacactgtcagactatttactgaatgtgcactactattaatcttctcatcgttcccatcaccaatctctttccacttatgactgtatgactataacttgttgctggcaatccttaagatttatattgatatattgatcatcaattgtgttgtaaatgttgtaccttgatgaacgtatcttttcttttatgtacactgagagcctatgcaccaagacaaattccttgtgtgtccaatcacacttggccaataaaattctattctattctattctaaaaacacaacaccatcttcaattacaaatacaaacagtgtaTCGGTTGGTTGCAagtcttttgtgcattttcaccatattcatagttTGTAGTTTACCTAATTTCACATCTTATCAATCtagtatatatccaaatatttttattttcattgatCATTTACGTAACTATGGCTATTTCTTGCcgaatttcatttttaacatgGGCCAGTATGCTCACagtaaaataatgataataaaagcTATCTTTTCTTCTTATATCTCAGTTGATTGATCAGATGATGGTCTTATGCTCTTGCAGAGGTAaatggggttggattagaagacctccaaggtcactttcaACTCGATTATTCATGAAGACTTTGCTCTAAGCCatccatgaatgaatgaatcaatgaaataatgaaataatgaatgaatgaatgaatgaatgaatgaatgaatgaatgaaacatcAGATTTTGAGATAGTGTGTGAACTCCTCACTTGGTCAGCTGCATTCTACATTTTCTCCATCTTGTTACAAGGAAGAGGAGATCAAAAATTCCAAAGAAACACCAAGAGATGTGGAATTATATGCCTGGAGATTTATTGAAAAAGGCAATAAAACAACACAGTGGATGAAAATGCCATAAACTTCACAGAGAAAAGGAGCTGGGTCCTGAGTAGTTCAAAGGATGAGgagaaaacagagagagaaaagcagaaaGCTCAGACCTTCTACagaaggtcttcaagtccaatttTTCCCAATCGAAGACCAGCAGAAGCAGTCTCATCATTCCTGTAACCGTGAGGATCCATTTCATGGGTTCTACCTGTCCATCGGTAACAACAAGGGATCAAGGTGACGTTTCCACACCCACCCTGAAGATTCCTTCCACTGAGCAATCCTCTACTTGTGCCCAAGGACCTTCCCAGGAAGCCAGCTGCAGGGACAGCACATGGTGTGTGGCCTCCAATGGCAACAGATTCACAGCTGGCGGAGAGGATGGGACCAGGGTCATTTTGTCTGTGttctcacatgaaaagatatgcttaaatatttacaaaatgtgagggtttGTACTCACTCCTGTGATatactgtgtgtatgtatgtattaatcactgtccattttgaacaCATAGTGGATGGGGATAGCTCTTCCTTTATATTTCCCCTACTGGATACCAGCTTGATTTTTTATAATTATCAAATTGTTATCAAAATGAttattctcatagttcccatcacaaatctctttccacttatgactgtatgactgtaactttgttgctggcaatccttatgatttatattgatatactgaccatcaattgtgttgtaaatgttgtaccttgatgaaggtatcttttcttttatgtacactgagagcatctgcaccaagacaaattccttgtgtgtccaatcacacttggccaatataattctattctattcttttctttttctttttaaaaaggattttgaTAGAGATGACTAGATCGTCAGTTAGCCCCTAAATGCTTATGACATGTTTTATGCTATGTTATCATTTAGGTTACATCATGTttaatgttatgttatattttatattatgttatattttacACGGTTCTTTTTTATGCTATGTTTTATTCTACGTCgtgctatttattaaatttacgctATATGCCACCCTTTCTGCTACTGAGGAGTGAGAAAATCTTAGTGAGATATGGTAAAAATGCATTTAATAGTAAGATGGTGTGTGAAGCCCGTTCTTTGGTTAATACGGTTGTCACTCTGGATCCCCGACACACCTTCTTGGAATCAAAACCACCCGCTAGGCGTTCTTCCACAGAGGGCTGttgactagaactcccaggctcccAGCCATGATGAAAAAAACCTTCTAAAACTACAGTTCATTCATTAGAATTGGGGTTTATGTAGTATCCCCATTTCTGTTTCTATTGTGTGAACTCCTCACTTGGTCCGCTCTATTCTACATTTCCTCCATCTTGCTACAAGGAAGAGGAGATAAAAAATTCCAAAGGAAAACCAAGAGACATGGAATGATGTGCCTAGAGCTTTATTGAAAAGGCAGTGAAACAATGAAGCACTCACACAGTGGGTGAAAAAGCCATGAATTTCACAGCGAAAAGCAGCTGAGTCCTGTGCAATTCAAAGGGCGGGAAGAACACAGGGAGACAAAAGCAGAAAGCTCAGACCTTCTACagaaggtcttccagtccaaatcTTCTCAATCCCAGACCAGCAGAAGCAGTCTCATCATTCCTGTAACCGTGAGGATCCGTTTCTTGGGTTCTACCTGTTCATCAGTAACAAGGGTTTAAGGTGACGCTTCCACGCCTGCCCTGAAGATTCCCTCCACCGAGCAATCCTCTACTTGTGCCCATGGACCTTCCCAGGAAGCCAGATCCAGGGACAGCACATGGTGTGTGGCCTCCAACGGCAACAGGCTCACAGCTGGCAGAGAGGATGGGACCAGGGATGGTCACAACGAAAGAAGGTGGCTGGATCACGACTTCTGCAGGTGGGATCTGGTTGATGCAGGAGGGGATGACTCCAGACAGGATtcccagttctctagaacttatGCCTCCTCCGAGAAGACCACTTCCAATGCCACCCATGCTTCCTCCTTGAAGGCCACCCATGCTTCCTCCATAAAGACCACCCATGCTTCCTCCTTGAAGGCTGCTTCCACCACCCAGGCCAAGGCCACCAGCAGAGGCACTAGAAGAACCAAGACCTAACTGTGGGGTGGAGCAATAGGCTGGGATGACGCAGGGTGGACCACAGGaagccattgctgaaatctggaaACAAGGTCAAGAAGGAACCAAGTCAAGGCAAAGGAGAAGAAAACGAATGCATGTATCTTCATCATTTATCATACTTCTCTCCTACCAGTTTCCAGAGATAAGCTCTGCTAATTTTGACAGCTTTTTCCTCCTAAGACACAACAACTCACTTTATCCATGGATCTTAGGAGGAGATACGGAAAATTTCAGTAATCAATTTTGGAAGACCAAGCTGATCATGACCACACAAGCACAACACAAAAGGTGTTGACGTTGTGAAGAATCTAAAGACTTCACTGGATCCTCAAGCACACATTAGCTAAGCATGGACATTCTCCAAAAACCATCGCCTCTTACCTCTTCTTCTGAGATCTTCTTGTGAAGACAGGAGAACTCAAGTGAAGCTGTTGAGATACCAGAAGAGGCCAGGGCTTTTATACCATTCTGCCGAGATCCTCAAATGTCTAAGACGCATCCTCTTTTGTCTGATGATCGTACTTTGCAACACCCATTTTTACCCTTTTTCCTGAGTCACAATAGTTTTATGAAGAACTCAGCAGAATTAAGGTGCTGTCAGAGAAGGCTAATAGCCCATCAACCACTTCCTTTTGTCTTCCTCTTGGCTTTCATTGACCTTCGTGTTTCCTTTGATTTAAACAccggggaaggaaaaaaacaagaattacGAATACCCTGAGGTTTGAGGAATCATCTAAACCATCCCAAATTTCTACTGACAGCTCAGAAATTCTTCCTTGTAGGCCGCGCGGCTGCCAATGGGATTTGTAGTTCCACAAGATCGAAAGAGTAACTCCCTGGATTGATTAGACACATTATGCGTCTCTCTCTTTTTACTCATTTAAATCCAAACATTGTTTAAAAGGTGGGCAgtgatgctttgcaagttgatcTGATTTAAGTCTCATTTTATGCCTCTACGCTGTCTTGTGCAGCACCAAAATTGAGACTGGCAattcggtcattaagtgaagcgatGGCTGTGTTTATGGTCCAGTTTTAATTTTCCTTGGCTTTAAAGATCTGGGCAGGTTTTCAACGTGAGGATTAGTCATAAAATTActgtttcattgccattgtaactgcaGACAGTCACTAAgagaaacagttgctaaatgtggataatgtatattttattttacatcccTGTTTAGATGAGGTTCTTTTTCATACCCTTGAACTTTGACTGACCTAAAATATTGTTCGATCAGATACTTCTTGGAGATCACAGGAAGACTTTAAAAAATTGAGGAATTTGTGACATGTCGCACACAGACTTCcagccagaacaattagacacagggacagttttcCCCTCCAGGCTATCACTCTGTCTAACACTTACTTCTCATAGTGTTGTGTAATGTCTATGTGTATTTCCCCGAGTAGTATGCCTGTAGGATTATTATTTAGCAGAATAATGGAATTGgagtggaccttggaggtcttctactctaatccaaccttctgctca comes from Ahaetulla prasina isolate Xishuangbanna chromosome 17, ASM2864084v1, whole genome shotgun sequence and encodes:
- the LOC131186857 gene encoding loricrin-like, with amino-acid sequence MASCGPPCVIPAYCSTPQLGLGSSSASAGGLGLGGGSSLQGGSMGGLYGGSMGGLQGGSMGGIGSGLLGGGISSRELGILSGVIPSCINQIPPAEVVIQPPSFVVTIPGPILSASCEPVAVGGHTPCAVPGSGFLGRSMGTSRGLLGGGNLQGRRGSVTLNPCY